The DNA region AAGGCCCAGCTCTGGCTGTTCTTAACAATAAGAATGTCGTGAAAAGGCTGACCCCTCCTCACTGATTAGCTCTTCCTTGACAGATCAAAAGAGCGCGTGATAGTCTGTCTTTAGCACGACGCGACAAACTCGATGAACATAGTCAACAATCGAAAGGTGTAGAGCGATGGGCGAAGCGTCCAGAGAAATCATGCGGCGCGCGCGCGAGCTAGTCCCCGAATGGACGCCCGACCAGGTCCAGCAGGCTCTCAAAGGCCAGAAGGAGGGAGCGCAGGATCTGGTCCTGGTTGACGTGCGTGAGAAGCACGAGTGGAACGAGGGCTACATTCCCGGTGCGCTGCACGTGCCGCGTGGCTATCTAGAGCTGCAGATTGAAGAGGCGGTACCTGATAAGACGAAGCCGGTGGTGCTCTACTGCGCTGGTGGTGTGCGCTCGCTCATGGCAGGGGCCACTCTCAAGCAGATGGGCTACCAAAACGTCATCTCGATGGCGGGCGGTTTTGGTCAATGGCGCGCCCGTGGCTATGAGGTGGTGCAGCCGCGCACACTAGGGGAGGCGCAGCGCAAGCGCTACAGTCGTCACCTGCTCATTCCCGAGGTTGGTGAGGCGGGGCAGTTAAAGCTCCTCGACTCGCGCGTCCTCTTGCTAGGTGCGGGTGGTCTTGGCTCGCCGGCGGCCTATTATCTGGCGGCGGCGGGGGTTGGCACCATTGGAGTCATCGACTCCGATGTCGTCGATGAGAGCAACCTCCAGCGTCAGATCCTGCATAACGTCAGCCGCATTGGCAAGTACAAGGCTGAGTCGGCGCGCGAGACCATTGAGGCTCTCAACCCTGATGTCAAGGTCATCACCTACGTTGATCGCCTCGATGAGACCAACGTGGCGCGTATCATTGCCGACTACGATGTCATCATCGATGGCACCGACAACTTCCCGACGCGCTACCTGCTCAACGATGCCTCGATCATCGCCAACAAGCCGGTGGTGCACGGAAGTGTCTTCCGCTTTGAAGGTCAGGTCACGGTCTTCAAGCCGCACGAAGGGCCGTGCTATCGCTGCCTCTATCCAGAGCCGCCTCCGGCAGCGCTGGCTCCCAGCTGCGCTGAGGCGGGAGTGCTTGGCGTCCTGCCCGGCGTGATTGGCCTGCTGCAGGCTGTCGAGACCATCAAGCTCCTGTTGGGGATTGGAGAGCCGTTGGTCGGACGGCTGCTAACCTACGATGCCCTCACCGGCGAGTTCAACGAGCTGAAGCTCTATCGTGATCCGCAATGCCCGGCCTGCGGCGAGAATGCCCATCCTGAGAACTTGCCAACCTACGCCGATGTCTGCGCCATCTCGGCCTGAAGAAGCTGGCGCCACGGCGGTTATCTGGCAATCGATCAACCCTGTCGTGACAGGAATGGGCCTGTGCTGGCGCAGGTGAGCGCGTTGCAAGGCTGACCTGCTCGCCCGCGCCAGCGCCGGTGAGCAAACGCGCTCGCTCGGCGGGCTTCCAAGGGAGCGAGTTCGCGGTGTGTAGTGGTAGTAGTAGCAGTAGTAGTAGCAGCAGCAGTAGTAGTATCTTAAAAAGAGGAGTAGAAGAGAACAATGGCGACAGTGCGTCTTGCCCCCGTGTTGCGCGCAGCGGCTGGGGGTGCCAAGCAAGTCAGCGCCCAAGGCAACACACTGGCGGAAGTGCTGGCGGACCTCTATCGGCAGTATCCTTCTCTCAAAGAGCAGATTCAGCCTGAAGAGGAGCTGAGCCGCTTTATCAACGTCTATGTCAACGATCAAGACGTGCGCTACCTCCAGGGCCTGCAGACAGCAGTAGGTCCCAACGATACCGTGATCCTGCTGCCCGCAATGGCTGGCGGAGGCCAGGAGTAAGTAGGGAATGCCATCATGCGCTATAGCAGCATACTGGAGACCATAGGCAATACGCCACTGGTCGAGCTGAAAAGCCTCAGTCCACGGCCAGGAGTGCAGATCTTCGCCAAGCTGGAAGGAGTCAATCCCTCTGGCAGCATTAAGGACCGCATCGCCAGGCGCATGATCGAGGAGGCAGAGGCCAGCGGCAAGCTAGCGCCCGGCTCGATTCTGCTGGAGCCGACGAGCGGCAACACTGGCATTGCGCTGGCGATGATTGCGCGAGTCAAGGGATACAAGTTTGTCGCGGTAATGCCCGATAATGTAACGCGCGAGCGTCGCCAGTTGCTGGAACTCTATGGCGCGGACATCATCTTCTCGGATGGAGCTCAGGGAAGCAATGGCGCCGTGCGCCTGGCGCAGGAGCTAGCACGCAAAGATGAGCGCTACGTTATGCTCTATCAGTACGGCAACTCAGCCAACCCTGACGCCCACTACTACGGCACAGCTGTTGAGATCATCAATGATCTCCCCGACCTCGATGTCTTCGTGGCCGGCCTGGGCACTGGAGGGACCCTCACCGGGAACGCACGTCGCCTGAAGGAGTACAACCCGGCGATCCGCGTCATCGCTGCTGAGCCAATGCAAGGCGACAGCGTGCAGGGCTTGCGCAGTCTCGAAGACGGTTTTGTTCCGCCTGTGCTAGACCTGTCCCTCCTCGACGCGCGCATTCTGGTCTCGGGGATTGACGCCATCCGCCGGACGCGCCAGCTCAAGGACCAGGAAGGCATCTTCGCTGGCCCTTCCTGTGGCGCCGCTCTGCACGCGGCCCTGCGCGTCGCTTCCAGCATGGAGCGGGGGAAGATCGTCGTCATCCTCGCAGATGGCGGCTGGAAATATCTCAGCGAAGATCTGTGGACGCGCGATCTGAGCGCGTTGGAGGATGATCTGGAGAGTAAACTCTTATGGTAGCAGAAGTCTTTGTTGTGCGTATCCCTCGTACAATCTACACGGAGATGGTGGCTCACGTCACCGCCGGCTATCCCAACGAAGCCTGTGGCTTACTGGCGAGCAAGGATGGTCGGGTGGTGAAAAACTACCCGACCCCCAATGCTGCCGAGCATCCTGATGATTTCTCCGAGATTTCTTCGCAGGACCTGCTGCGCATTGATAAAGACATCGAAACCTACGATGGCAATGTGTTCGCCTACTACCATTCGCACCCACGCAGCGAGGCCTATCCATCGGCTCGCGATATCGAGTGGGCTAGGCGCAAT from Thermogemmatispora onikobensis includes:
- the moeB gene encoding molybdopterin-synthase adenylyltransferase MoeB, giving the protein MGEASREIMRRARELVPEWTPDQVQQALKGQKEGAQDLVLVDVREKHEWNEGYIPGALHVPRGYLELQIEEAVPDKTKPVVLYCAGGVRSLMAGATLKQMGYQNVISMAGGFGQWRARGYEVVQPRTLGEAQRKRYSRHLLIPEVGEAGQLKLLDSRVLLLGAGGLGSPAAYYLAAAGVGTIGVIDSDVVDESNLQRQILHNVSRIGKYKAESARETIEALNPDVKVITYVDRLDETNVARIIADYDVIIDGTDNFPTRYLLNDASIIANKPVVHGSVFRFEGQVTVFKPHEGPCYRCLYPEPPPAALAPSCAEAGVLGVLPGVIGLLQAVETIKLLLGIGEPLVGRLLTYDALTGEFNELKLYRDPQCPACGENAHPENLPTYADVCAISA
- a CDS encoding MoaD/ThiS family protein gives rise to the protein MATVRLAPVLRAAAGGAKQVSAQGNTLAEVLADLYRQYPSLKEQIQPEEELSRFINVYVNDQDVRYLQGLQTAVGPNDTVILLPAMAGGGQE
- a CDS encoding PLP-dependent cysteine synthase family protein — translated: MRYSSILETIGNTPLVELKSLSPRPGVQIFAKLEGVNPSGSIKDRIARRMIEEAEASGKLAPGSILLEPTSGNTGIALAMIARVKGYKFVAVMPDNVTRERRQLLELYGADIIFSDGAQGSNGAVRLAQELARKDERYVMLYQYGNSANPDAHYYGTAVEIINDLPDLDVFVAGLGTGGTLTGNARRLKEYNPAIRVIAAEPMQGDSVQGLRSLEDGFVPPVLDLSLLDARILVSGIDAIRRTRQLKDQEGIFAGPSCGAALHAALRVASSMERGKIVVILADGGWKYLSEDLWTRDLSALEDDLESKLLW
- a CDS encoding Mov34/MPN/PAD-1 family protein, with amino-acid sequence MVAEVFVVRIPRTIYTEMVAHVTAGYPNEACGLLASKDGRVVKNYPTPNAAEHPDDFSEISSQDLLRIDKDIETYDGNVFAYYHSHPRSEAYPSARDIEWARRNGVYYIIFSLQYHPEPPDARVFSIKADGSVSEGKLELID